The sequence AAGTAGCGTCTCGGCCATACCCTGATCCTGCCATACGGTCTGAGCGACGTGAGTCGATTCTGGATGATCAGGCTAGAAAACGGATGAATCCGGCGCTCCGCCCAGCCATGCCGATTCTATATTTGAAGCCTCTCGATAGGAGGTGATCATGACTGACAACACAACCCTACCAGGCCCTGTTCCATTCCCGGCTCCGTCAGCCCCAGTACTGCCCCACCACGGCGTCCAGGTTAGTGGCGAACAGGGCGACGACGGTCGCAAAGCCTTCTACATTCACATTGAGGCCATCCCTGGCAGCGAGGATCAGGTCGTGCAGATGCTAAGGGACATTCTCGCCTGTGTTGAGCAGGAGCCGGCAACCGGACCTTGGTATGGCGTGCGGTACTCGCAGACGACTTTCGGCGTATTCGAAGCGTTCCCGAATCTGGCAGGAAGACAGGCCCACGTGGAAGGTGGCGGTGGAAAGATATTCAGAGACATAACGCGGATGAATTCGATACTCGCCTATCCGGCTCATGTCTATCGATTAGACATACTCATGAGCAAAGAGGTGTTCGCGCGCTGAGAGTGCTCCGCAATTGCGGGAACGGCCGTAAAGCACTCCGCATCGCGCCACGACACCTGGCATGCTGCAAATCGCACTCCCTCTCGCATATGGCTTGAGTAGAGTAGGCCGATCCGTCCAAAAGTCCGTCCGCTTTTGGCCGATCGCTGCCGGTCACGCGTTTACCATCGGTACGCCTCGCTCGGAGATCAGCCTCATAACACCGCTCCGAGATCACTCGGTACGAGCCCGGTCCAGCGTTTGAAGGACCGGCGGAAATTCGTGGTGTCGCTGAACCCCAAACGGTGTGCCACCTCGTCGTTGCTGTAGCCCTTGATCTGATAGAGGTATAAGGCCAAGTCCCGCCGGGCCTGATCAAGTTGCTCCTGAAATGAGGTGCCATGCTTGCTTAGCCGGCGCTTGAGTGATGCCGGACTGGTCTCAAAGGCTGCCGCCACCCGTTCCAGGCTCAACGGGTGGCGGATGTGCTGGCTTAGATAGCCCCGCAGACGATCCAGGAAGCTGGTCTGCCAGCCCCAGTTTTGCAACTGCGCGCTGCAACTTTGCCGCGCCACTTGAACGCCAGTAGAGCCCGCCCCCGGCCAGGGGCGCAGGACGAACTCGCGAGGCACGCTCATGACTGTGGAGGGGCGATCGAAAGCCAGCTTATCTCCCAGATGCACCCAGTACTGCTCTACGTAGCTAGGTTCTGGGTAAGCGAATTGGAAGCGCCACGGAAGACGCTCGTTCTGTTGGCGCCGGGCCAGGGCAACGACTGCCGTCATGCTTGCCTCAAGTAAGAAGATACTCAACTCACCGGCACCGCAGCTGTCACGCCAATAGAGGTGCATGTGGTGATCATCGAAATGCATCACCGGGGTCAGCAGCGGTGAAAGCAGAGCGCGGTACTCGCTGAGTCGGTCCAGTGCCTGCTGCAGGTTGTCGGCCTGCTCCAACAGCTGGCTGCAGGGGCCGTAGTGGCCAGGCCACAGGCGCTGGCCAAACAGAAAGCTGGTGTCCGGCGCGCTTAGCAGGCGCCTGGCATTGTCCATCAGGCGCAAAAACTGTCGCGGGTTTATCACCGCACGGCCAGTAACAATGTCCTCATAGAACAGTTCACAACCGCGCAGCAGATGATGGGTGTCGATGTTGCGTAATCGAGCTAGGTCGATAAGCACCGATGGAAGATGGTGGGCGGCGATGAAGCGACTGTCCGCATCGTACGCGCCGGAGAGTGCATGGCCGCTCATGCGCTGCGAGCCATACGAGGCTTGGCCAGCATGAGTGCGGTATTCAGGCGTTTGAGCAGCTGCGCTTGATCTTCACCAAGGGCCATGACCACTGCAGTAGTGGCCTGTAAGTAGAGCCGCTCACCGTGGCGCTGGGTGCGATGGGCAAGGTTGGCGACGCTTTGCTGCATGTCGTCGGCCATCATGCGCGCCTGACTTTCACCGGTGTCCGGCAATACTGCGACGAAGCGATCACCGGCCAGTCGGCAAAGCATGTCTTGCTGGCGCAGATTGAACAGCAGCAACTGCGCCACCACTTGCAATACCTGATCGCCTTCCTCCTGACCGTAGCGTTGGTTGATCTGGCTGAAGTCGTCCAGGTCAATCGCGATCAGCGACAACGGGCGCTGATCGGTTTCAGCCTGTTCCAGCGCCTTCTGCAAGTGCCGTCGCAGGTACTGAGCGCCTGCGAGCGGGGTGAGCGTGTCGAACAGCCGATGCTCGCGGAACAGCTGTTCGCGCTTGCTCATCTGCGCGCTGATGGCACTTTGCTCCTGCTGCAGGTGATACATGCCTAGCGTCAGGAGCAACATGCCCACCGGCATGGGCGCGGTTTCCAGCCAGTTGTCCCATATGGCTTCAGGCGGCAAGCGAATGAACTCATCAAGGGCGTCCATCCACATCGAAAACGCGGTGAAGCACAGGCCAAGTGAGAGTAGGCGAGTGACCCTTCCGGCTGGTCTTCCACGCAGCAGCATGCACAGCCATCCGCAGAGAATCAGGCAGGTGCCGCCTTCGCCAGCGACATCCATCCAATTGATTTCGGCCCAGTCCTTGATATCGCCGGCCGCCAGGTAAATCAGCAGGCCACTGTTGGCCGCCAGGAACAAACCACCAAGGGTTATGCCATGCATTTTCAACAGCGACTTCATGGCGCATCTCCTGCTTCAGTTTGAGCGTGCGCCGAGCGTGCCCGGCGAATATCTCAAAACGATGACGCTTACTTGTCCCGCGCGGAGCAGGGCAGGCCATCAGGCCCGGTTTCCCCGTTGCAGAAACGCTCGCTTTGTTTTTGCAGGCGCGTTTCATGCAGGTATTTCTTTCCGCTGGAGTCACGCTGGATATCGAAGGCGTCATAGAGCCGGTCATCGGCGGTATAAGCACGCACGCTCAAGCGGTTCTGTTCGACGGTGATGGTCTGAAACAGCTGCGTGTCTTCGGCGCTGCGATCAGGCTGAGTATGAGCGCGGTCGTTGAGGCCGTACATTTTCGAGCCGGTAACCGAGACCATATAAACCGGGCCTATGGGTAAATTGCCGCGTTGTGCCTTAGCCGTGGCCTCGCGTCCGGCCTCATGGGTCAGGCGGCTGTAGCAGTGATCGTGACCCTGCAGCACCAGGTCGACGTTGTAGCGGTCGAACAGTGGCTTCCAGGCTGCTTTGAGTTCTTCGGTATCTTCCGGACGGGCACAGGTGTAGACCGGCTGGTGCATGACTACGATGTTCCAGATTGCCTGACTGCTTTTCAGTGCGTTTTCCAGCCAGCTGGTTTGTGCATCGAGCGTGCCGAGATCTAGCGCCGAAGTTCCGTCGAGCGCTACGAAACGGACGCCCTGATAGTCGCTGAAGAAGCTGGTGTCGCTGACGCCCTTGGCGCCGTTTCGCGGCAACGCGAACTGGGCAGGGAAGTGCGGGCTGAGGGTGCGGCTTTCGCTACCGTCAGCCAACAGCGTGTCGATGTATTCATGGTTGCCGGCTGCCGTCACCTGAGGAATGGCGGCGTAGGCCCAGCCTCCCGCCTGGTTCCATTCGCCCCATTCGTCGTCATGGGCGAGTTCTTCCCTGGAAGCCACTAAGTCACCTGCGTGTACCACCAGCGCAGGTCTCGCCACGCTGCGTAGCGCCTGGCGAATGGTGCGCGATGCGACGTTAAGGATGTCGTTCTGCGTGTCGCCCAAGTACAGGAACGTGAAGGGTGCGAAATCTTCACGTGCGGTTCGGAACTGCTGCCATTCGCTCCAGCCAGCGCTGCCTTTGACGCGATACACGTAGGCGGTGTCCGGGGTGAGTCGTTCCAGCCGAACCTGATGGTAATTGGATGGGCCGTTGTCGCTGTCGAGTCGGCGGGTGGTGCCGGTGAGTTGCTGCGCCTTGGCGGTCAGTTGCGGCCCTGCGAGGGCGGGCCCGAATTCCAGTAGCGCGTCACTTTGTTGTACATCGGTCCGGAAGCTGACTGCCATTTGCTGTGCGGCATTTTCGCCTGCTGTAAGCACTACGCGGTCGGCTAGGACGCCAGCAGCGTAGGGCTGACCCACGGAGCGTGGCGTGCTCTCGTTCGCGCACGATGATGAGGCGGCCAACGCACAGGCCAGTAGTGATGCGTAGAGCAGGGGGCGAGACATTCGCGATTCCTCATGAGCCGTTGGGCGTGATGGGGCGTCACGGAAACAAAGCTGTATGACGGTTCGGTGAATTCGCGGGGGGTCGATTCGGCTCAGGTCACTGAGGCTATAACAGCATTTTTTTCAGGCTGGATTCAGCCGGGCATGTTCGCGTGTAGCGCCGATGTTGGGTGTCGGCGAGGCTGTATATGCATGTTCTCCAGTGTGGCGAGGCCGCTTTTTCGATTACCTGGCTGTGCGCAGAGGCGTCATTGGTCTCAGGGTCAAGGAGGTCATATCAGCTCAAAAGCCTAACTTGACCCTCCCCAAACGGTGTTTTTGAAGGCTCTCCTGGATGCGTTGTCACGCGAGTGACACAAATGATTTCTAACTTCCGCTGCCATTCCTGGTGTCGCCAGGGGCCATTGGAACGAGGAATTCAAGGTGGCAAAGCCTTTTCGTCAAATCCGTAATGCCGGGTTCAGGGTCAGTCTGTTGGCCATCGCCATTAGTGCTGCGCCAGCCTGGGCAGAAGAAGCAGTCGAGCGCGTCGAGGTAATCGGCCAGGCGGCGAGTATCGACAAGGCGCTACGCGAGCAGAAGACCGCTGACAGCATAAAGAGCGTGGTGCATGCCGATGGCGTCGGCCAACTGCCGGACGACAATGCCGCCGAAGCGCTGCAACGCATTCCTGGCCTGTCGGTCGAGCGCGATCAGGGCGAAGGTCGCTTCGTCAGCGTGCGTGGCATCGCGCCAGATCTGAACAGCGTGACCATCAACGGCACCCTGGTCCCAGCCCCGGAGGGCGATCGCCGCGCCGTGGCGCTCGATGTTCTGCCGGCCGAGCTGGTGCAGTCGCTATCGGTGGTCAAGAGCCTGACCCCGGACATGGATGCCAACTCACTTGGCGGCACCATCGAGGTAGAAAGCCTCTCGGCGTTCGACCACGACGGCCTGTTCTACACCTTCTCTGCCGAAGGCAGTCACGACACCAACGTCAGCAAGAACAGCCCGAAATTTTCCGGCGCTATCAGCGACCGCTTCAGCCTAGGCAACGGTATCGACAACTTTGGCGTAGCGGCAGCGTTCAGCTGGCAGAAGCGCAAGTTTGGCTCGGAGAACGTCGAGACCGGCGGCAACTGGGATTTCTCCGATGGCGCACGGCTCAATGAGGTCGAGCAGCGTGATTACGAGATCACCCGCGAGCGCACCGGCTTTGGCTTGAACTTCGATTATCAGCCGGACGATTACTCCAACTACTACCTGCGCACGCTGTACAGCAAGTTCAAGGACACCGAGACGCGCAACGCCGCCGGCGTCGGGTTCGCTGACCCGCAGGCCTCCGGTGAGCGTGGCGATGCCGAGGGCTGGCGCGACCTGAAATCCCGACAGGACACTCAGGAAATCCAGTCCTACGTGATCGGCGGCGAACGCATGATCGACCTGTGGACACTGAGCGGCCAGGCCGGCTACAGCCAGGCCACCGAAAAAGACCCGGGCGGTATTGCTGGCGCCGAATTCATCAGTGATTTCGAGAACGTCGGCTTCGATGGAACACGTAAACCGCGGGTCAGCGTGGGCGGTGATTTTTACGACCCGGCGTCCTTCACGCTCGACGAGGTCGAGTGGGAAAAGGTCAACGGCAAGGACAAGGAAAAGAACATTCGCCTGGATCTGGCGCGTGACTATGACTTGGCCGGCAACGCCGCCCAAGTTAAATTCGGCGGCAAGCTCAGCCGCCGCGACAAGACCAGCGACACCGAGGTCTGGGTCTACGATGACTTCAGCGGTATCGATCTGGGCGGCCTGCAGAGCGGTAACGTCGACTATTCCCTGGGCAACTTCGGCAATGGCGTCAGCGCCGGGGCCATCAAGGACCTGATCGGCGGGCTGGATCGCGACGCGTTCTATGACGAAGAGAATTCGCGCATCAATGACTTCGACATGCGCGAAGACATCAACGCGGCCTACCTGATGAACAGCCTCGACATTGACGACTGGCGCTTCATCGCCGGCCTGCGCTACGAAGGCACCGAGTTCGAGGCCAAAGGCACTGGGCTACGTGACGGTGCGTACGAAAGTACCCAGAGCAAGAACCGCTACGACCATTGGCTGCCGGGCCTACATGCGCGCTACCAGCTGGCGCCGTCCACGGCATTGCGCGCGGCCTGGACCAATACCGTGGTTCGCCCGACCTTCGGCCAGCTGGCGCCGGGCTTCGCCATCGACGGGGCCGATGCCTCGTTCGGCAACCCGGACCTCAAGCCGCTGGAGTCGATGAACCTCGACCTCGGCATCGAGCACTACATGGGGCATGCCGGCGTGCTCTCAGGCTTCCTGTTCTACAAGGACATCGACAACTTCATCTATAACACCGACCTCGCCGGCAGCGGTGCCTGGGCCGATTTCGACGAAGCGCTGAGCTTCGAGAACGGCAGCAGCGCCAAGCTCTACGGCGTGGAACTGGCCTACTCGCAGAAATTCGACTGGCTGCCCGCGCCGTGGAACGGTGTGCTGCTCGGCGCCAACCTGACCCTGAGCAAGTCCGACGCGACCATCGAAGGGCAGGGCGCCAAGCGCTCGATCGATATGCCCAACCAGTCCGACACCGTGGGCAACTTCATGGTCGGCTGGGAAGACGATCGCTTCAACATGCGCGTGGCGGCCAACTACAAGTCCAGCTACCTGTACGAGATCGGCTCCATCGAAGACAAGCGCCAGGATCTGATCGTCGATGATCAGCTGTTCGTCGACTTCAAGGCCGGTTACTTCCTCACGCCGGATCTGCAACTGACCTTCGAGGCGCAGAACATCACCGACGAGTCCTACTACGTCTATACCGGGCGTCATGGCTACAACGCCCAGTACGAGGAATACGGCCCGACCTACAAGGTAGGCCTGACGCTCACCCACTTCTGATGATTACCGAGGGCGCCCGGCGCGCCCTCTTCAGGACACCTCGTACTCATGCGTATGTTCAATCTGTCCCTGTTGGGGCTGTGCGTTGCCTTGGCTGGTTGCCAGGGCACACCGCCAAAGAAAGCGAGCGCCAGCGCCGCGCCTGTCGTCACGATCAGCGAAACGCTGATTGCCACTGAAAGCACGCAGTGGCTCGCGCCGCTGCCTTTTCTGGCGAATGCCGAACGCCTGCAGGTTGCCGCGAAAGCGCTGCAGGTGGTCGACCGCGATGGTCAGGTGCTGAGCGAGTTTCCCGGCCGCTTCGAAACCCTCGACCACCGCGCCGATGACCAGGGCCTGTTGGCTGCCACCCTCGACAGGAAGCGCCAGCAGGCATTGCTGGTCAGGCTGCAGGGCTCGACCTGGGGCAGCGCCCATTACCTGCCGAAAACCCGCTTCGCCATCGAAGGGCTGTGCCTGTTCCGTGACAGTGCGCGTAACGACTACCTGTTCCTGGTTGGCGAAGAAGGGCTTGGCGAGCAGTGGCTGGTCGCCGAGAACGGCCGGCCGCTGGCCGACGCGCGTCAGGTTCGCGCCCTGAGCCTGCCGCCGGAAAGCAGCTTCTGTCAGGTCGATGACCGCAGCGAAAGCCTTTACGTCAACGAGGAGCATGTTGGCGTCTGGCGGTACCAGGCCGGTGCCGAGGCCGCGCTGGTGCGTGAGCCTGTCGAGTTGCGCGCGCCTTTTGGCATGTTGACCGAAGCTGCTGCGGGTATGGCGGTATTGCCCGATGCGCTGCTGCTAGTCGACTCGGGGGCGGCAAACCTGCATCTCTATCAACGCAGCGCTGAGCAGTGGCAGCGCGCCGGCGTGGTAAGCCTCGACGGCCTCGCCGAGCCGGAGCAGGTCAGCGCGCGCGCCACGGCCAGCGGCCTCGAATTGCTATTGGTCGACGACAACGGTGCTCGCACGGCGGCCCTGAACTGGACGCCGCCACGTACTCCACAAGCCGAAGCGATCCCCCACGTCGCGCCGCTGGTGCAAACCGACGGCGTGCCTAGCCTGGGCGATGCGGCGGATGATCCGGCGATCTGGGTGAACAGCCGTCATCCGGAACGCAGCCGTGTGTTGGGTACCGACAAGAAGGGCGGCTTGCTGGCCTATGACCTGGCCGGCAAACAGGTGCAGAACCTGCGCGTGGGCCGGCTCAACAACGTCGACATCCGTCCGGGTTTCCAGCTTGGCAGTCGCCAGGTGGATCTCGCCGTAGCCAGCAATCGTGATCACAACAGCTTGCACCTGTTCGCCATCGACCCAGCCAGCGGCGAGCTCAGCGACATCGGTCAGCTCGCCACGCCGCTCAAAGAGATTTACGGGCTGTGCCTGTTCAAGGACCGCCAGGGCGCCATCCATGCCATCGCCAACGATAAGGACGGCACCTTCCTGCAATACCGCCTCGCCGGTAATGGCGGCAAGGCGACCGGCCAGTTGATGAGGCGCTTCAAGACCGAGACTCAGCCGGAAGGCTGCGTGGCCGATGACCGCAACGAGCGACTGTATATCGGTGAGGAAGACGTGGCGGTGTGGGCGTTGGATGCCCGCGGCGATGCGCAGGCAGCACTTGAGCAAGTCATCGCTGTTGGCGGCCTAGTCAAGGACGACATCGAGGGCCTAGGGCTATATCACGGCAAACAGCGCGACTACCTGGTGATCTCCAGCCAGGGCAACGACAGCTACGTGGTGGTCGAGGCTCAGGCACCCTATAAGCTGCGTGGCCGTTTCAAGGTTGGCCTGAATGCCGAACTGGGCATCGACGGCGCTTCGGAAACCGACGGTCTGGAAGTCAGTTCGGCCAATCTTGGCGGGCCTTGGAGCGCCGGCATGCTGGTGGTGCAGGACGGTCGCAAGCGCCTGCCCGAAGATAACCAGAACTACAAATACGTGCCCTGGTCGGCGGTCGCCGACGCGCTTGGGCTGGAATGAGGTGCAGGACGTCGCTCTTGTCATCAGTGCGCAACGTCCCTGTCTTCTAATGTGAGCCATGGTGCTCGTGAAATCGAAGGAATCCATGATGCAAAACCAAGCCCATCTCGAACACATGACCGTCTGGGGCCTCATCAGCGAGGCCAGCATCGTGGTGCAGGCGGTGATGCTCTGCCTGGTGCTGGCGTCGCTGATCAGTTGGTACCTGATTGTTCAACGCGGCGCGGTACTGCGCCGTAGCGAACGTCTGGCGAAGGCCTTTCTCAAGCGTTTTCGGAGTGATGAGATCGGCGAACTCTACCGCGAAGGTGCGAAGCAGGAGCCTCCGACGGAGGCCGCGCTGCAGCGCATCTTTCTCGCCGCTTATCAGACCTTCAGCCAGTTGCAGCCGTATGCCGGCGACAACCCGGACACTGTGCTCGACGGCGTGGAGCGCAGCCTGCACGTGGCCATCGCCGAGCAGGAGGAACGCCTGGAAAAAGGTCTGCCATTCCTCGCCACAGTGGGGTCGGTCAGCCCGTATATCGGCCTGTTCGGCACCGTATGGGGGATCATGAACTCCTTTCTCGGTCTGTCCCAGGTACAGCAGGCGACTCTTTCGACCGTGGCGCCAGGTATCGCCGAAGCGCTGATCGCCACTGCCATCGGCCTGTTTGCAGCCATTCCGGCGGTGATGGCTTACAACCGTTTCTCTGCGCGCTCTCAGACCCTGATCGCCCGCTACTACGCCTTTGGCAACGAGCTGCAAGGCCGCTTGCACCGACGTCTCAACGGCGCGGTGCCAAGCATGGCCGCAGCGGCCTGAAGAGGGATTCCCCATGCTGGTCAGACCAACGAAACAACACGGGCTGAATGCCGAAATGAACGTGGTGCCCTACATCGACGTGATGCTGGTGCTGCTGGTTATCTTCATGGTCACCGCGCCGATGCTGGTGCAGGGTGTACAGATCGAACTTCCCAAGGTGGCTGCCGAAGCATTGCCGACGCTGAAAGAGCAGCGCATCGTCACCCTCTCGGTCAAGGATGACGGCAGCTACTACTGGAATCTGGGCAGCGAAGTGGATACCGAATCGCAGACCGATAGTGCAGTGGACAAAACGCAGATGGGCGCGAAGATAGCTGGCATCGTCGCCGAAAACCCGGAGACCCAGGTTTATATTCGCGCCGACCAGAATGCCGACTATGGCGCCGTGGTCGCCGGCATCGCCGAGCTGCAGCGCGGTGGCGTCAGTCGTCTCGGGCTGATTACCGAGGCACCTTGAGATGAGTGCCCTGACCCTAGAGCTGCACGAACCGCGCTTCTCCTGGTCAGCCTGGTGCGAACATAGTTTCGCGTTGGGTGTGGCGGTGGCGCTGCATATCGGTCTGGCGTTCGTGTTGCTCAACCTGTCGCACAACGCACCGATGCCGCCTGTGGTTTCGGCCGTGATCACCACTCAATTGGTCTCGCTGCCCGCGCCCTCTGTGCAACCGCCGCCGCCTCAAGCCGCTGCGCCCATGCTGGCAGGAGCGGCACCAGAACCGGCGCCGATGCCGAAACCGGTGGTCGAGAAGCCCCTGGTGCAGAAGGCGGATCTGGCGCTCAAACGTCTGCAACAGGAACAGCAGAAAAAAGAAAGGAAGCAGCGCATCGAGCGTGACCTCCAGCAGCAACGCCGCGAAGAAGCGCTGCGCCAAGAGCTGGTTGTGCGAGAAGAGCAGCAGCGTCAGGCTCGCCTGCAGGAGCAGCAGCTCGCCCTGGCCCGGCAGGCCGAGGCGGAGCGACAAACGTCAGCCGCCGCAGCCGCCGCAGCCGCGCGTGACGAAGCGGCGGCGGCTGCCAGCCGCCAGTATCTGCCGATCGCCAAGGATGCACCGGACTATCCCCAGCGCGCGCTGGAGCGAAAGATCGAGGGCGAGTGCACCGTTGCCTATCGAGTTAATTCCAAAGGCCGCGTGGAGGATCCTCAAGTAGTTGGGTCATGTCATCCGCTGTTCGTCAAACCCTCACTAGCCGCGGCGAAGAGCTTTCGCTACCAGCCGAAAGTAGTGAACGGCCAAGCGGTCGCGGTGGCGAAAGTAATGAATACATTCACGTACAAAATCCAATAATCAGTTATAAATCAAGTGGTTATTTACCCGATGTGCTCGTGCCGCCTGGCGGTGCAGGCTAGTGAAATCGGGCGTAACCTAACGCAGGTACAGTGAGCTGAAAGTAGCGTCGTAGAGCGAATAAGCGTAACTGAGCGAAATCTATAAAAGCTGGGCACTGGACCGCCAGTGTACCGATTAGTTTTACCGTTCAGGCATATGAAGCTAGGCGCCTACACGCGTTGGCTCTTCGGGTATATTGCCAAAGATCACTATGTCGAAGTGGTAGAGTTTCACGCGCGGCAAGGAATCCGAGCTTCGCTCTGGCTACTAGTGGCTCCGGGCAGAAGACGTGGCCCTAATCACTTACAGGCCCTGGATCAGGCACTTTCTGACTTTATTGAGCCGGGCTCCGATAATTACTAGTAGTGACTAGCGGTCTATATTGCAATCGACTATTTAGAATAAATCCTCATAGTCGTAATCATAACTTGATGATCGGCCAAGTCCGTCAAACGAGTCTTGCTTCGCTAGCCTGTTCACTAGTGCTACAAGGTTGCTGCGCTGTTTGGACGGCCGGGCCTCTATCATTAGAAGTAGTGTTTCTTTGTACTTCGAAATGTTGCCTTTTTTGTCGTAGATTTCATCAATTAAAAATTGAATGTCATGATTAAATGAGTATAGATAAAGTGGCCCTTTCCACCATTCTTTCCCGATCAAGATAGTTATATCGATGCTTCTGTTTCTCTCTATTTCTTTTGCTGCCAAAAGTTCTTGGTAGCGAAGGTGCTCGAAGCCGTAGTTTTCGCTTCCAGGCTGTTTTATGAGAATGTTGCAAGAAAAGATAAGATCGTCAATTGCGCTTGAAATCTTGGCTGGTGGGTATCTGCTTTCAAAGTCGGCAATAAGGAATTTATGCATCTCAGGGATGGAGGTTTCTCTAATTTCGTTTCTATGGAAGCGATATCCTAGTTTTATGCAGCAAGCTTCTAGGAAGCTTTTTTCGTTCTTTGTGCGAATGATGCCTTTGTGGTGATCGTACAAGCCACATAGAAGCTCAATTTTTCTCCAGTATAGCTCCGGCTCGTTCTCTGGTATGGGTACTTCGCTGGTGTGAAGGCTGCAGATAATAGTTGCGAGAAGTGGGTTTTTGGCTACTTCATATAGCTTCTTGTCTTCTATTATTTTTAATAGAGCACCTGCCTGCTCGTCATCACCAATCCATCCGAAAATAAAATTTTCTAGTTGTTTTTTTGTGAACGGGAGAAGAGTGATTCCTAGGAACTCTACTTCCCTTATGTATTTAACGCAGTTTCTTGATGAGGTAATAACTTGGGCATGAGATGCATAGGATGGGAGCTCTGATAAGGCTTGTATGATCCATGGGGCATGAGTGCTCGCTTCATCTAGGGCGTCGACTATCACAGTGCATTTTTTTGAGTTTTGTAATGCGTATATCAGTGACTTTCTGTTATCTGGTGATGCCTCTACGCTTCTGTAAGAAAGGAATGCGTTAAGTAGAGACTCAAAGGGTTTTTCTTCTGAGATCAGATTGGATCTGGAGTTTTTATCCATTTCGCCGATTTTTTTTGT is a genomic window of Stutzerimonas stutzeri containing:
- a CDS encoding purple acid phosphatase family protein; amino-acid sequence: MSRPLLYASLLACALAASSSCANESTPRSVGQPYAAGVLADRVVLTAGENAAQQMAVSFRTDVQQSDALLEFGPALAGPQLTAKAQQLTGTTRRLDSDNGPSNYHQVRLERLTPDTAYVYRVKGSAGWSEWQQFRTAREDFAPFTFLYLGDTQNDILNVASRTIRQALRSVARPALVVHAGDLVASREELAHDDEWGEWNQAGGWAYAAIPQVTAAGNHEYIDTLLADGSESRTLSPHFPAQFALPRNGAKGVSDTSFFSDYQGVRFVALDGTSALDLGTLDAQTSWLENALKSSQAIWNIVVMHQPVYTCARPEDTEELKAAWKPLFDRYNVDLVLQGHDHCYSRLTHEAGREATAKAQRGNLPIGPVYMVSVTGSKMYGLNDRAHTQPDRSAEDTQLFQTITVEQNRLSVRAYTADDRLYDAFDIQRDSSGKKYLHETRLQKQSERFCNGETGPDGLPCSARDK
- a CDS encoding TonB-dependent receptor, with translation MAKPFRQIRNAGFRVSLLAIAISAAPAWAEEAVERVEVIGQAASIDKALREQKTADSIKSVVHADGVGQLPDDNAAEALQRIPGLSVERDQGEGRFVSVRGIAPDLNSVTINGTLVPAPEGDRRAVALDVLPAELVQSLSVVKSLTPDMDANSLGGTIEVESLSAFDHDGLFYTFSAEGSHDTNVSKNSPKFSGAISDRFSLGNGIDNFGVAAAFSWQKRKFGSENVETGGNWDFSDGARLNEVEQRDYEITRERTGFGLNFDYQPDDYSNYYLRTLYSKFKDTETRNAAGVGFADPQASGERGDAEGWRDLKSRQDTQEIQSYVIGGERMIDLWTLSGQAGYSQATEKDPGGIAGAEFISDFENVGFDGTRKPRVSVGGDFYDPASFTLDEVEWEKVNGKDKEKNIRLDLARDYDLAGNAAQVKFGGKLSRRDKTSDTEVWVYDDFSGIDLGGLQSGNVDYSLGNFGNGVSAGAIKDLIGGLDRDAFYDEENSRINDFDMREDINAAYLMNSLDIDDWRFIAGLRYEGTEFEAKGTGLRDGAYESTQSKNRYDHWLPGLHARYQLAPSTALRAAWTNTVVRPTFGQLAPGFAIDGADASFGNPDLKPLESMNLDLGIEHYMGHAGVLSGFLFYKDIDNFIYNTDLAGSGAWADFDEALSFENGSSAKLYGVELAYSQKFDWLPAPWNGVLLGANLTLSKSDATIEGQGAKRSIDMPNQSDTVGNFMVGWEDDRFNMRVAANYKSSYLYEIGSIEDKRQDLIVDDQLFVDFKAGYFLTPDLQLTFEAQNITDESYYVYTGRHGYNAQYEEYGPTYKVGLTLTHF
- a CDS encoding phytase, whose protein sequence is MRMFNLSLLGLCVALAGCQGTPPKKASASAAPVVTISETLIATESTQWLAPLPFLANAERLQVAAKALQVVDRDGQVLSEFPGRFETLDHRADDQGLLAATLDRKRQQALLVRLQGSTWGSAHYLPKTRFAIEGLCLFRDSARNDYLFLVGEEGLGEQWLVAENGRPLADARQVRALSLPPESSFCQVDDRSESLYVNEEHVGVWRYQAGAEAALVREPVELRAPFGMLTEAAAGMAVLPDALLLVDSGAANLHLYQRSAEQWQRAGVVSLDGLAEPEQVSARATASGLELLLVDDNGARTAALNWTPPRTPQAEAIPHVAPLVQTDGVPSLGDAADDPAIWVNSRHPERSRVLGTDKKGGLLAYDLAGKQVQNLRVGRLNNVDIRPGFQLGSRQVDLAVASNRDHNSLHLFAIDPASGELSDIGQLATPLKEIYGLCLFKDRQGAIHAIANDKDGTFLQYRLAGNGGKATGQLMRRFKTETQPEGCVADDRNERLYIGEEDVAVWALDARGDAQAALEQVIAVGGLVKDDIEGLGLYHGKQRDYLVISSQGNDSYVVVEAQAPYKLRGRFKVGLNAELGIDGASETDGLEVSSANLGGPWSAGMLVVQDGRKRLPEDNQNYKYVPWSAVADALGLE
- the tolQ gene encoding protein TolQ, whose product is MQNQAHLEHMTVWGLISEASIVVQAVMLCLVLASLISWYLIVQRGAVLRRSERLAKAFLKRFRSDEIGELYREGAKQEPPTEAALQRIFLAAYQTFSQLQPYAGDNPDTVLDGVERSLHVAIAEQEERLEKGLPFLATVGSVSPYIGLFGTVWGIMNSFLGLSQVQQATLSTVAPGIAEALIATAIGLFAAIPAVMAYNRFSARSQTLIARYYAFGNELQGRLHRRLNGAVPSMAAAA
- a CDS encoding putative quinol monooxygenase; its protein translation is MTDNTTLPGPVPFPAPSAPVLPHHGVQVSGEQGDDGRKAFYIHIEAIPGSEDQVVQMLRDILACVEQEPATGPWYGVRYSQTTFGVFEAFPNLAGRQAHVEGGGGKIFRDITRMNSILAYPAHVYRLDILMSKEVFAR
- a CDS encoding AraC family transcriptional regulator, with the translated sequence MSGHALSGAYDADSRFIAAHHLPSVLIDLARLRNIDTHHLLRGCELFYEDIVTGRAVINPRQFLRLMDNARRLLSAPDTSFLFGQRLWPGHYGPCSQLLEQADNLQQALDRLSEYRALLSPLLTPVMHFDDHHMHLYWRDSCGAGELSIFLLEASMTAVVALARRQQNERLPWRFQFAYPEPSYVEQYWVHLGDKLAFDRPSTVMSVPREFVLRPWPGAGSTGVQVARQSCSAQLQNWGWQTSFLDRLRGYLSQHIRHPLSLERVAAAFETSPASLKRRLSKHGTSFQEQLDQARRDLALYLYQIKGYSNDEVAHRLGFSDTTNFRRSFKRWTGLVPSDLGAVL
- a CDS encoding GGDEF domain-containing protein; this translates as MKSLLKMHGITLGGLFLAANSGLLIYLAAGDIKDWAEINWMDVAGEGGTCLILCGWLCMLLRGRPAGRVTRLLSLGLCFTAFSMWMDALDEFIRLPPEAIWDNWLETAPMPVGMLLLTLGMYHLQQEQSAISAQMSKREQLFREHRLFDTLTPLAGAQYLRRHLQKALEQAETDQRPLSLIAIDLDDFSQINQRYGQEEGDQVLQVVAQLLLFNLRQQDMLCRLAGDRFVAVLPDTGESQARMMADDMQQSVANLAHRTQRHGERLYLQATTAVVMALGEDQAQLLKRLNTALMLAKPRMARSA